One window of Phycodurus eques isolate BA_2022a chromosome 8, UOR_Pequ_1.1, whole genome shotgun sequence genomic DNA carries:
- the LOC133406699 gene encoding uncharacterized protein LOC133406699 isoform X3, with protein sequence MDRKKRRMESQLCAAVNNGEPRSVKLLLSQGAIPDLVGSKGVAAIHLAVGKETEKNMRCLKLLLQHGADPNVKSSDGLTPLHVAAIWGCYQNLKLLLMNGGNPNIKDKEGNTPVHLAEQEDNRRCAQVLQEYLCSSVGTEEEDLPQFKYSVYSDHTDTSGYPESGDSFTSQSSMISDLGEAPLSSTRRSSFFINSNINGRTLCKEIMYNKLFDGDSEPQHNPNCTTFLHWTSEDASLLSSTRMSTAGPTIPFPKGNDLFAEDDVLLSKGGVLNLPTTNGRITPTKLDMLTTYLSRRPNRKSVSFCNVDEYFPVFSPESPTKMPAVDGTQCNGSMSFNLSEYSSFLDSERLATVLPQQGIDVTSPDHVFVFCREISESTDEDLEKTVINHCTLQHSDCKGDAGVKEAQENIEQPAHCSGASISSGGSSSYSSCESDHFSSALDIFMHPKQPSLSEETTKYADRDVAQDEPPLDVFKLDKQSLTEDNYLSNNVAKVFIDSAVIALSEADHPLEDIQLGNPAEGQEQFTPSPFVTGRTKSRQSRCSLNTSRTPESLLSTSCLFEETLWEPIRTRQATPRFQKNISYSSPRAQCYTSSNSKSSTGPDSFPRDYPDTQSSTLRTGSCVILSQPDTLILPKSISDTFVESQSLCDTVILEENHDSSMDFYEINLAEVIQALQGQEFGLSEGRDFLTDDVTSTDEATKKANDPPEVRYQQQEDVRITGDASSQRASVSSSSSSSYFSPRRSREDSDLPCTPGTGCTPRYSMSRLSTHCRSQHLANLSYTPGGRPHIEDADEPVEYLYTDTEQGHKLIEAHIPPTANTSCNSSMSTTSSEDTIIYDWRSMHADIRDCKENRKPSEIPNNKKVNEVKCRLLLETDGITDKELRRRLIELGESPGPISRRSRPVYIRRLCRLLQGSNSKPSQHEDQVEQPQTAPSGYTAELNLALKTFKLPNCQDDEQALCQQFDQPDQNRKWREGIIKSSFNYLLLDPRVTNNLPFRSHSMTPQECFQTFVNAIFYVGKGKRSRPYSHLYEALEFYKGDKTSKKLCPKVQQILQVWNAEQGVISLHCFQNVIPVEAYTREACMVEAIGLKMLTNLKRGDFYGVVSNWQLKKKRELGVHLLYRAMQIFLAEGERQLRPADIRQ encoded by the exons ATGGATCGGAAGAAAAGGAGAATGGAGAGTCAACTGTGTGCAGCAGTGAACAATGGAGAACCTAG ATCTGTGAAGCTACTTCTGTCCCAGGGTGCAATCCCAGACCTTGTGGGGAGTAAGGGGGTGGCTGCAATACATTTGGCTGTGGGCAAAGAGACTGAAAAGAACATGCGATGCTTGAAACTGCTACTGCAACATGGTGCAGACCCAAATGTTAA ATCATCAGATGGCCTAACTCCCCTTCACGTAGCTGCAATTTGGGGATGCTATCAGAATCTGAAGCTGCTTTTGATGAATGGTGGGAATCCCAACATAAAAGATAAG GAAGGAAATACACCAGTGCACCTAGCAGAACAAGAGGACAACAGAAGGTGTGCTCAGGTTTTACAGGAGTATCTGTGCAGCTCTGTGGGCACGGAAGAGGAGGACCTACCTCAATTCAAATAct CAGTATATTCCGACCACACAGACACATCTGGCTATCCTGAATCTGGCGACAGCTTCACTTCCCAGTCGTCTATGATCAGTGACCTTGGTGAAGCCCCTTTAAGCAGCACAAGGCGGTCATCATTTTTTATCAACTCGAACATAAATGGAAGGACACTTTGCAAAGAAATAATGTATAACAAACTCTTTGATGGGGACAGTGAACCACAACATAATCCGAACTGTACCACTTTCTTACACTGGACATCTGAAGATGCCTCACTTTTATCAAGTACTCGCATGTCTACAGCGGGACCCACAATACCATTTCCAAAGGGGAATGATTTGTTCGCTGAGGATGATGTGCTTTTGTCAAAGGGGGGTGTACTTAATCTACCCACAACAAATGGACGAATCACTCCCACCAAACTAGACATGCTTACCACATATCTGTCCAGACGACCGAACCGTAAAAGTGTCAGTTTCTGTAATGTCGATGAATATTTTCCTGTTTTCAGCCCAGAATCTCCCACAAAGATGCCGGCCGTTGATGGTACACAGTGTAATGGAAGCATGTCTTTCAACCTTTCTGAGTACTCTAGCTTCCTGGATTCAGAACGATTGGCAACTGTTCTACCACAGCAGGGCATAGATGTCACCTCACCAGACCATGTCTTTGTTTTCTGCCGGGAGATTAGTGAAAGCACAGACGAAGACCTGGAGAAAACAGTCATTAATCACTGTACTTTGCAACATAGTGATTGTAAGGGGGATGCGGGTGTCAAAGAAGCTCAAGAGAATATAGAACAGCCTGCACATTGTAGTGGAGCCAGCATTAGCAGTGGAGGCAGCAGTAGTTATAGTAGTTGTGAAAGTGACCATTTCAGCAGTGCACTGGATATTTTCATGCATCCTAAACAGCCATCTCTATCGGAAGAAACTACCAAATATGCTGATAGAGATGTCGCTCAAGATGAACCTCCACTTGATGTGTTTAAACTTGATAAACAGAGCTTGACTGAGGATAATTATCTAAGCAATAATGTGGCTAAGGTTTTCATTGATTCTGCTGTAATTGCTTTAAGTGAAGCAGACCACCCATTGGAAGACATTCAGTTAGGGAATCCAGCTGAAGGCCAAGAACAATTTACACCAAGTCCATTTGTAACAGGCCGGACAAAATCGAGGCAGAGTCGCTGCTCACTTAACACTAGCAGAACCCCCGAGAGCCTCTTAAGCACCTCTTGTCTATTTGAGGAGACTTTATGGGAACCAATACGAACTCGGCAAGCAACTCCCAGGTTTCAGAAAAACATCTCCTATAGTTCACCACGTGCTCAATGCTACACATCGTCAAATTCAAAGAGTAGCACAGGACCAGACTCCTTTCCCAGAGACTACCCAGATACTCAGTCCAGCACCCTGAGAACAGGTTCATGTGTGATCTTGAGCCAGCCTGATACACTTATCCTCCCCAAAAGCATCAGTGACACATTTGTTGAGTCACAGAGTCTTTGTGACACAGTTATTCTAGAGGAAAATCACGATTCCTCAATGGATTTCTATGAAATAAATCTTGCGGAGGTTATCCAAGCCCTCCAAGGACAAGAGTTTGGACTTTCTGAAGGTAGGGATTTTTTGACAGATGATGTGACAAGTACGGATGAGGCAACAAAGAAGGCAAATGATCCACCTGAAGTACGTTACCAGCAACAGGAAGACGTCAGGATTACGGGGGACGCTAGCTCTCAGAGGGCATCTGTTTCGTCTTCATCCAGCTCCAGCTATTTTTCCCCAAGGAGGTCAAGGGAAGACTCAGACCTTCCGTGCACTCCAGGGACCGGATGCACTCCCAGATACAGCATGAGTCGGCTGTCAACTCACTGCAGGTCACAGCACCTGGCCAACCTGTCTTACACCCCTGGAGGGCGTCCGCACATTGAGGATGCAGATGAACCCGTGGAGTACCTTTACACTGATACGGAGCAGGGTCACAAACTTATTGAGGCCCACATTCCACCTACGGCTAATACCTCATGCAACTCCAGCATGAGTACCACTAGCAGTGAAGACACCATCATCTATGACTGGCGCTCCATGCATGCCGATATACGAGACTGCAAGGAAAACCGGAAGCCATCGGAGATCCCCAATAACAAGAAGGTCAATGAGGTTAAGTGCAGATTGTTGCTAGAGACTGATGGGATAACGGATAAGGAGCTCAGACGGAGGTTAATAGAGCTGGGGGAGAGTCCTGGCCCTATTAGCCGTCGAAGCAGGCCAGTCTACATACGAAGGCTGTGCCGCCTGTTGCAGGGGTCAAACTCTAAACCATCACAGCATGAAGATCAAGTGGAACAGCCACAAACTG CACCTTCAGGTTATACCGCAGAACTAAATCTGGCCCTGAAAACGTTTAAGCTGCCTAACTGTCAGGATGACGAGCAGGCCTTGTGCCAACAATTTGACCAACCGGATCAGAACAGAAAGTGGAGAGAGGGCATTATCAAGTCCAGCTTTAACTACCTGCTGCTCGACCCAAG agTGACAAACAATCTTCCATTCCGGAGTCATAGCATGACTCCACAGGAGTGTTTCCAGACATTTGTCAATGCCATCTTTTATGTGGGAAAAGGAAAACGCTCACGCCCCTACAGTCATCTTTATGAGGCGTTGGAGTTCTACAAAGGGGATAAAACCTCTAAG AAACTGTGCCCCAAAGTGCAGCAAATACTTCAGGTATGGAATGCTGAGCAGGGCGTCATCTCACTGCATTGCTTCCAGAACGTCATTCCAGTGGAGGCTTACACAAGAGAGGCCTGCATGGTGGAGGCAATCG GGTTGAAGATGCTCACGAACCTGAAGCGTGGGGATTTCTATGGTGTGGTGTCAAATTGGCAGCTGAAGAAAAAGCGTGAGCTGGGTGTCCATCTGCTTTATCGGGCCATGCAGATATTTTTGGCTGAAGGTGAGCGACAGCTCCGGCCAGCAGACATCAGACAGTAA
- the LOC133406699 gene encoding uncharacterized protein LOC133406699 isoform X1, with the protein MDRKKRRMESQLCAAVNNGEPRSVKLLLSQGAIPDLVGSKGVAAIHLAVGKETEKNMRCLKLLLQHGADPNVKSSDGLTPLHVAAIWGCYQNLKLLLMNGGNPNIKDKEGNTPVHLAEQEDNRRCAQVLQEYLCSSVGTEEEDLPQFKYSVYSDHTDTSGYPESGDSFTSQSSMISDLGEAPLSSTRRSSFFINSNINGRTLCKEIMYNKLFDGDSEPQHNPNCTTFLHWTSEDASLLSSTRMSTAGPTIPFPKGNDLFAEDDVLLSKGGVLNLPTTNGRITPTKLDMLTTYLSRRPNRKSVSFCNVDEYFPVFSPESPTKMPAVDGTQCNGSMSFNLSEYSSFLDSERLATVLPQQGIDVTSPDHVFVFCREISESTDEDLEKTVINHCTLQHSDCKGDAGVKEAQENIEQPAHCSGASISSGGSSSYSSCESDHFSSALDIFMHPKQPSLSEETTKYADRDVAQDEPPLDVFKLDKQSLTEDNYLSNNVAKVFIDSAVIALSEADHPLEDIQLGNPAEGQEQFTPSPFVTGRTKSRQSRCSLNTSRTPESLLSTSCLFEETLWEPIRTRQATPRFQKNISYSSPRAQCYTSSNSKSSTGPDSFPRDYPDTQSSTLRTGSCVILSQPDTLILPKSISDTFVESQSLCDTVILEENHDSSMDFYEINLAEVIQALQGQEFGLSEGRDFLTDDVTSTDEATKKANDPPEVRYQQQEDVRITGDASSQRASVSSSSSSSYFSPRRSREDSDLPCTPGTGCTPRYSMSRLSTHCRSQHLANLSYTPGGRPHIEDADEPVEYLYTDTEQGHKLIEAHIPPTANTSCNSSMSTTSSEDTIIYDWRSMHADIRDCKENRKPSEIPNNKKVNEVKCRLLLETDGITDKELRRRLIELGESPGPISRRSRPVYIRRLCRLLQGSNSKPSQHEDQVEQPQTAPSGYTAELNLALKTFKLPNCQDDEQALCQQFDQPDQNRKWREGIIKSSFNYLLLDPRVTNNLPFRSHSMTPQECFQTFVNAIFYVGKGKRSRPYSHLYEALEFYKGDKTSKKLCPKVQQILQVWNAEQGVISLHCFQNVIPVEAYTREACMVEAIGLKMLTNLKRGDFYGVVSNWQLKKKRELGVHLLYRAMQIFLAEETLFYSTLILNKLQL; encoded by the exons ATGGATCGGAAGAAAAGGAGAATGGAGAGTCAACTGTGTGCAGCAGTGAACAATGGAGAACCTAG ATCTGTGAAGCTACTTCTGTCCCAGGGTGCAATCCCAGACCTTGTGGGGAGTAAGGGGGTGGCTGCAATACATTTGGCTGTGGGCAAAGAGACTGAAAAGAACATGCGATGCTTGAAACTGCTACTGCAACATGGTGCAGACCCAAATGTTAA ATCATCAGATGGCCTAACTCCCCTTCACGTAGCTGCAATTTGGGGATGCTATCAGAATCTGAAGCTGCTTTTGATGAATGGTGGGAATCCCAACATAAAAGATAAG GAAGGAAATACACCAGTGCACCTAGCAGAACAAGAGGACAACAGAAGGTGTGCTCAGGTTTTACAGGAGTATCTGTGCAGCTCTGTGGGCACGGAAGAGGAGGACCTACCTCAATTCAAATAct CAGTATATTCCGACCACACAGACACATCTGGCTATCCTGAATCTGGCGACAGCTTCACTTCCCAGTCGTCTATGATCAGTGACCTTGGTGAAGCCCCTTTAAGCAGCACAAGGCGGTCATCATTTTTTATCAACTCGAACATAAATGGAAGGACACTTTGCAAAGAAATAATGTATAACAAACTCTTTGATGGGGACAGTGAACCACAACATAATCCGAACTGTACCACTTTCTTACACTGGACATCTGAAGATGCCTCACTTTTATCAAGTACTCGCATGTCTACAGCGGGACCCACAATACCATTTCCAAAGGGGAATGATTTGTTCGCTGAGGATGATGTGCTTTTGTCAAAGGGGGGTGTACTTAATCTACCCACAACAAATGGACGAATCACTCCCACCAAACTAGACATGCTTACCACATATCTGTCCAGACGACCGAACCGTAAAAGTGTCAGTTTCTGTAATGTCGATGAATATTTTCCTGTTTTCAGCCCAGAATCTCCCACAAAGATGCCGGCCGTTGATGGTACACAGTGTAATGGAAGCATGTCTTTCAACCTTTCTGAGTACTCTAGCTTCCTGGATTCAGAACGATTGGCAACTGTTCTACCACAGCAGGGCATAGATGTCACCTCACCAGACCATGTCTTTGTTTTCTGCCGGGAGATTAGTGAAAGCACAGACGAAGACCTGGAGAAAACAGTCATTAATCACTGTACTTTGCAACATAGTGATTGTAAGGGGGATGCGGGTGTCAAAGAAGCTCAAGAGAATATAGAACAGCCTGCACATTGTAGTGGAGCCAGCATTAGCAGTGGAGGCAGCAGTAGTTATAGTAGTTGTGAAAGTGACCATTTCAGCAGTGCACTGGATATTTTCATGCATCCTAAACAGCCATCTCTATCGGAAGAAACTACCAAATATGCTGATAGAGATGTCGCTCAAGATGAACCTCCACTTGATGTGTTTAAACTTGATAAACAGAGCTTGACTGAGGATAATTATCTAAGCAATAATGTGGCTAAGGTTTTCATTGATTCTGCTGTAATTGCTTTAAGTGAAGCAGACCACCCATTGGAAGACATTCAGTTAGGGAATCCAGCTGAAGGCCAAGAACAATTTACACCAAGTCCATTTGTAACAGGCCGGACAAAATCGAGGCAGAGTCGCTGCTCACTTAACACTAGCAGAACCCCCGAGAGCCTCTTAAGCACCTCTTGTCTATTTGAGGAGACTTTATGGGAACCAATACGAACTCGGCAAGCAACTCCCAGGTTTCAGAAAAACATCTCCTATAGTTCACCACGTGCTCAATGCTACACATCGTCAAATTCAAAGAGTAGCACAGGACCAGACTCCTTTCCCAGAGACTACCCAGATACTCAGTCCAGCACCCTGAGAACAGGTTCATGTGTGATCTTGAGCCAGCCTGATACACTTATCCTCCCCAAAAGCATCAGTGACACATTTGTTGAGTCACAGAGTCTTTGTGACACAGTTATTCTAGAGGAAAATCACGATTCCTCAATGGATTTCTATGAAATAAATCTTGCGGAGGTTATCCAAGCCCTCCAAGGACAAGAGTTTGGACTTTCTGAAGGTAGGGATTTTTTGACAGATGATGTGACAAGTACGGATGAGGCAACAAAGAAGGCAAATGATCCACCTGAAGTACGTTACCAGCAACAGGAAGACGTCAGGATTACGGGGGACGCTAGCTCTCAGAGGGCATCTGTTTCGTCTTCATCCAGCTCCAGCTATTTTTCCCCAAGGAGGTCAAGGGAAGACTCAGACCTTCCGTGCACTCCAGGGACCGGATGCACTCCCAGATACAGCATGAGTCGGCTGTCAACTCACTGCAGGTCACAGCACCTGGCCAACCTGTCTTACACCCCTGGAGGGCGTCCGCACATTGAGGATGCAGATGAACCCGTGGAGTACCTTTACACTGATACGGAGCAGGGTCACAAACTTATTGAGGCCCACATTCCACCTACGGCTAATACCTCATGCAACTCCAGCATGAGTACCACTAGCAGTGAAGACACCATCATCTATGACTGGCGCTCCATGCATGCCGATATACGAGACTGCAAGGAAAACCGGAAGCCATCGGAGATCCCCAATAACAAGAAGGTCAATGAGGTTAAGTGCAGATTGTTGCTAGAGACTGATGGGATAACGGATAAGGAGCTCAGACGGAGGTTAATAGAGCTGGGGGAGAGTCCTGGCCCTATTAGCCGTCGAAGCAGGCCAGTCTACATACGAAGGCTGTGCCGCCTGTTGCAGGGGTCAAACTCTAAACCATCACAGCATGAAGATCAAGTGGAACAGCCACAAACTG CACCTTCAGGTTATACCGCAGAACTAAATCTGGCCCTGAAAACGTTTAAGCTGCCTAACTGTCAGGATGACGAGCAGGCCTTGTGCCAACAATTTGACCAACCGGATCAGAACAGAAAGTGGAGAGAGGGCATTATCAAGTCCAGCTTTAACTACCTGCTGCTCGACCCAAG agTGACAAACAATCTTCCATTCCGGAGTCATAGCATGACTCCACAGGAGTGTTTCCAGACATTTGTCAATGCCATCTTTTATGTGGGAAAAGGAAAACGCTCACGCCCCTACAGTCATCTTTATGAGGCGTTGGAGTTCTACAAAGGGGATAAAACCTCTAAG AAACTGTGCCCCAAAGTGCAGCAAATACTTCAGGTATGGAATGCTGAGCAGGGCGTCATCTCACTGCATTGCTTCCAGAACGTCATTCCAGTGGAGGCTTACACAAGAGAGGCCTGCATGGTGGAGGCAATCG GGTTGAAGATGCTCACGAACCTGAAGCGTGGGGATTTCTATGGTGTGGTGTCAAATTGGCAGCTGAAGAAAAAGCGTGAGCTGGGTGTCCATCTGCTTTATCGGGCCATGCAGATATTTTTGGCTGAAG aaactttgttctattcgactctgattctcaataaacttcaattataa
- the LOC133406699 gene encoding uncharacterized protein LOC133406699 isoform X2: MDRKKRRMESQLCAAVNNGEPRSVKLLLSQGAIPDLVGSKGVAAIHLAVGKETEKNMRCLKLLLQHGADPNVKSSDGLTPLHVAAIWGCYQNLKLLLMNGGNPNIKDKEGNTPVHLAEQEDNRRCAQVLQEYLCSSVGTEEEDLPQFKYLYSDHTDTSGYPESGDSFTSQSSMISDLGEAPLSSTRRSSFFINSNINGRTLCKEIMYNKLFDGDSEPQHNPNCTTFLHWTSEDASLLSSTRMSTAGPTIPFPKGNDLFAEDDVLLSKGGVLNLPTTNGRITPTKLDMLTTYLSRRPNRKSVSFCNVDEYFPVFSPESPTKMPAVDGTQCNGSMSFNLSEYSSFLDSERLATVLPQQGIDVTSPDHVFVFCREISESTDEDLEKTVINHCTLQHSDCKGDAGVKEAQENIEQPAHCSGASISSGGSSSYSSCESDHFSSALDIFMHPKQPSLSEETTKYADRDVAQDEPPLDVFKLDKQSLTEDNYLSNNVAKVFIDSAVIALSEADHPLEDIQLGNPAEGQEQFTPSPFVTGRTKSRQSRCSLNTSRTPESLLSTSCLFEETLWEPIRTRQATPRFQKNISYSSPRAQCYTSSNSKSSTGPDSFPRDYPDTQSSTLRTGSCVILSQPDTLILPKSISDTFVESQSLCDTVILEENHDSSMDFYEINLAEVIQALQGQEFGLSEGRDFLTDDVTSTDEATKKANDPPEVRYQQQEDVRITGDASSQRASVSSSSSSSYFSPRRSREDSDLPCTPGTGCTPRYSMSRLSTHCRSQHLANLSYTPGGRPHIEDADEPVEYLYTDTEQGHKLIEAHIPPTANTSCNSSMSTTSSEDTIIYDWRSMHADIRDCKENRKPSEIPNNKKVNEVKCRLLLETDGITDKELRRRLIELGESPGPISRRSRPVYIRRLCRLLQGSNSKPSQHEDQVEQPQTAPSGYTAELNLALKTFKLPNCQDDEQALCQQFDQPDQNRKWREGIIKSSFNYLLLDPRVTNNLPFRSHSMTPQECFQTFVNAIFYVGKGKRSRPYSHLYEALEFYKGDKTSKKLCPKVQQILQVWNAEQGVISLHCFQNVIPVEAYTREACMVEAIGLKMLTNLKRGDFYGVVSNWQLKKKRELGVHLLYRAMQIFLAEETLFYSTLILNKLQL; encoded by the exons ATGGATCGGAAGAAAAGGAGAATGGAGAGTCAACTGTGTGCAGCAGTGAACAATGGAGAACCTAG ATCTGTGAAGCTACTTCTGTCCCAGGGTGCAATCCCAGACCTTGTGGGGAGTAAGGGGGTGGCTGCAATACATTTGGCTGTGGGCAAAGAGACTGAAAAGAACATGCGATGCTTGAAACTGCTACTGCAACATGGTGCAGACCCAAATGTTAA ATCATCAGATGGCCTAACTCCCCTTCACGTAGCTGCAATTTGGGGATGCTATCAGAATCTGAAGCTGCTTTTGATGAATGGTGGGAATCCCAACATAAAAGATAAG GAAGGAAATACACCAGTGCACCTAGCAGAACAAGAGGACAACAGAAGGTGTGCTCAGGTTTTACAGGAGTATCTGTGCAGCTCTGTGGGCACGGAAGAGGAGGACCTACCTCAATTCAAATAct TATATTCCGACCACACAGACACATCTGGCTATCCTGAATCTGGCGACAGCTTCACTTCCCAGTCGTCTATGATCAGTGACCTTGGTGAAGCCCCTTTAAGCAGCACAAGGCGGTCATCATTTTTTATCAACTCGAACATAAATGGAAGGACACTTTGCAAAGAAATAATGTATAACAAACTCTTTGATGGGGACAGTGAACCACAACATAATCCGAACTGTACCACTTTCTTACACTGGACATCTGAAGATGCCTCACTTTTATCAAGTACTCGCATGTCTACAGCGGGACCCACAATACCATTTCCAAAGGGGAATGATTTGTTCGCTGAGGATGATGTGCTTTTGTCAAAGGGGGGTGTACTTAATCTACCCACAACAAATGGACGAATCACTCCCACCAAACTAGACATGCTTACCACATATCTGTCCAGACGACCGAACCGTAAAAGTGTCAGTTTCTGTAATGTCGATGAATATTTTCCTGTTTTCAGCCCAGAATCTCCCACAAAGATGCCGGCCGTTGATGGTACACAGTGTAATGGAAGCATGTCTTTCAACCTTTCTGAGTACTCTAGCTTCCTGGATTCAGAACGATTGGCAACTGTTCTACCACAGCAGGGCATAGATGTCACCTCACCAGACCATGTCTTTGTTTTCTGCCGGGAGATTAGTGAAAGCACAGACGAAGACCTGGAGAAAACAGTCATTAATCACTGTACTTTGCAACATAGTGATTGTAAGGGGGATGCGGGTGTCAAAGAAGCTCAAGAGAATATAGAACAGCCTGCACATTGTAGTGGAGCCAGCATTAGCAGTGGAGGCAGCAGTAGTTATAGTAGTTGTGAAAGTGACCATTTCAGCAGTGCACTGGATATTTTCATGCATCCTAAACAGCCATCTCTATCGGAAGAAACTACCAAATATGCTGATAGAGATGTCGCTCAAGATGAACCTCCACTTGATGTGTTTAAACTTGATAAACAGAGCTTGACTGAGGATAATTATCTAAGCAATAATGTGGCTAAGGTTTTCATTGATTCTGCTGTAATTGCTTTAAGTGAAGCAGACCACCCATTGGAAGACATTCAGTTAGGGAATCCAGCTGAAGGCCAAGAACAATTTACACCAAGTCCATTTGTAACAGGCCGGACAAAATCGAGGCAGAGTCGCTGCTCACTTAACACTAGCAGAACCCCCGAGAGCCTCTTAAGCACCTCTTGTCTATTTGAGGAGACTTTATGGGAACCAATACGAACTCGGCAAGCAACTCCCAGGTTTCAGAAAAACATCTCCTATAGTTCACCACGTGCTCAATGCTACACATCGTCAAATTCAAAGAGTAGCACAGGACCAGACTCCTTTCCCAGAGACTACCCAGATACTCAGTCCAGCACCCTGAGAACAGGTTCATGTGTGATCTTGAGCCAGCCTGATACACTTATCCTCCCCAAAAGCATCAGTGACACATTTGTTGAGTCACAGAGTCTTTGTGACACAGTTATTCTAGAGGAAAATCACGATTCCTCAATGGATTTCTATGAAATAAATCTTGCGGAGGTTATCCAAGCCCTCCAAGGACAAGAGTTTGGACTTTCTGAAGGTAGGGATTTTTTGACAGATGATGTGACAAGTACGGATGAGGCAACAAAGAAGGCAAATGATCCACCTGAAGTACGTTACCAGCAACAGGAAGACGTCAGGATTACGGGGGACGCTAGCTCTCAGAGGGCATCTGTTTCGTCTTCATCCAGCTCCAGCTATTTTTCCCCAAGGAGGTCAAGGGAAGACTCAGACCTTCCGTGCACTCCAGGGACCGGATGCACTCCCAGATACAGCATGAGTCGGCTGTCAACTCACTGCAGGTCACAGCACCTGGCCAACCTGTCTTACACCCCTGGAGGGCGTCCGCACATTGAGGATGCAGATGAACCCGTGGAGTACCTTTACACTGATACGGAGCAGGGTCACAAACTTATTGAGGCCCACATTCCACCTACGGCTAATACCTCATGCAACTCCAGCATGAGTACCACTAGCAGTGAAGACACCATCATCTATGACTGGCGCTCCATGCATGCCGATATACGAGACTGCAAGGAAAACCGGAAGCCATCGGAGATCCCCAATAACAAGAAGGTCAATGAGGTTAAGTGCAGATTGTTGCTAGAGACTGATGGGATAACGGATAAGGAGCTCAGACGGAGGTTAATAGAGCTGGGGGAGAGTCCTGGCCCTATTAGCCGTCGAAGCAGGCCAGTCTACATACGAAGGCTGTGCCGCCTGTTGCAGGGGTCAAACTCTAAACCATCACAGCATGAAGATCAAGTGGAACAGCCACAAACTG CACCTTCAGGTTATACCGCAGAACTAAATCTGGCCCTGAAAACGTTTAAGCTGCCTAACTGTCAGGATGACGAGCAGGCCTTGTGCCAACAATTTGACCAACCGGATCAGAACAGAAAGTGGAGAGAGGGCATTATCAAGTCCAGCTTTAACTACCTGCTGCTCGACCCAAG agTGACAAACAATCTTCCATTCCGGAGTCATAGCATGACTCCACAGGAGTGTTTCCAGACATTTGTCAATGCCATCTTTTATGTGGGAAAAGGAAAACGCTCACGCCCCTACAGTCATCTTTATGAGGCGTTGGAGTTCTACAAAGGGGATAAAACCTCTAAG AAACTGTGCCCCAAAGTGCAGCAAATACTTCAGGTATGGAATGCTGAGCAGGGCGTCATCTCACTGCATTGCTTCCAGAACGTCATTCCAGTGGAGGCTTACACAAGAGAGGCCTGCATGGTGGAGGCAATCG GGTTGAAGATGCTCACGAACCTGAAGCGTGGGGATTTCTATGGTGTGGTGTCAAATTGGCAGCTGAAGAAAAAGCGTGAGCTGGGTGTCCATCTGCTTTATCGGGCCATGCAGATATTTTTGGCTGAAG aaactttgttctattcgactctgattctcaataaacttcaattataa